Proteins encoded by one window of Vigna radiata var. radiata cultivar VC1973A chromosome 5, Vradiata_ver6, whole genome shotgun sequence:
- the LOC106762360 gene encoding oxysterol-binding protein-related protein 1C isoform X1: MHPFCCVSAISDQASPVKPSFADFPMPPLPAAAAAVRSDSAPRHSHKHSHSGSQREQPVDVKINDLVGNGISGILYKWVNYGKGWRPRWFVLQDGVLSYYKIHGPDKIVVNPETEKGSMVIGEESMRRITRNRNSYPCQHVRKPFGEIHLKVSTIRESKSDDKRFSVFTGTKRLHLRADTHEDRVSWTEALQAVKDMFPRMSNSELMAPLDNVTVSTEKLRLRLMEEGVSEGTIQDSEQIMRTEFAAMQSQLVLLKQKHSILIDTLRQLETEKVDLENTVVDESQRQWNDEEASSRLAQEKFSEGTGSESEDDNDRNDAAEEETDDDDNAFFDTRDILSSSSFKSNGSDYRMSSFSSDDEGFYAFESEDDIDPSIRYVGTNYPHVKRRKKLPDPVEKEKGVSLWSMIKDNIGKDLTKVCLPVYFNEPLSSLQKCFEEMEYSYLLDQAYEWGRRGNSLMRILYVAAFAVSGYAATEGRVCKPFNPLLGETYEAHYPDKGLRFFSEKVSHHPMIVACHCEGTGWKFWGDSNLKSKFWGRSIQLDPVGILTLEFDDGEVFQWSKVTTSIYNLILGKLYCDHYGTMRIQGNQEYSCKLKFKEQSIIDRNPHQVHGIIQDRNGKTVSTLFGKWDESMYYVNGDYTGKGKGHESLSDARLLWKRSKAPKIPTRYNFTRFAITLNELTPGLKEKLPPTDSRLRPDQRYLENGEYDMANSEKLRLEQRQRQARKMQESGWKPRWFAKDKASGTYRYVGGYWEARQRGNWDSCPDIFGQIPSSDHISDEVRCHVHP; this comes from the exons ATGCATCCTTTCTGCTGCGTGTCCGCCATTTCCGACCAGGCATCGCCAGTGAAACCCTCGTTCGCCGACTTCCCTATGCCGCCTCTccccgccgccgccgccgccgtgAGATCCGATTCGGCTCCGCGGCACAGCCACAAGCACAGCCACAGCGGCAGTCAGCGGGAGCAGCCCGTGGACGTGAAGATCAACGACCTCGTTGGCAACGGAATCTCCGGAATACTGTACAAATGGGTGAATTACGGCAAAGGATGGCGACCTCGATGGTTTGTACTCCAAGACGGTGTTCTCTCCTACTATAAGATTCACGGACCTGATAAGATCGTCGTGAATCCCGAAACCGAGAAAGGCTCCATGGTTATCGGCGAAGAATCCATGCGCAGGATCACTCGCAACCGCAATTCCTATCCCTGCCAGCACGTGCGAAAGCCGTTTGGGGAAATCCATCTCAAG GTTTCGACCATTCGCGAGAGCAAATCGGATGACAAGCGCTTCTCGGTCTTCACCGGAACGAAGAGGCTCCACCTGAGGGCGGATACGCATGAAGATCGCGTGTCGTGGACGGAGGCGTTGCAGGCGGTGAAGGACATGTTCCCGCGGATGTCGAACAGCGAGTTGATGGCTCCGTTGGACAATGTAACTGTTTCGACTGAGAAACTGAGACTTCGGCTAATGGAAGAGGGAGTGAGCGAGGGGACTATTCAGGACAGTGAGCAAATTATGAGGACTGAGTTTGCGGCGATGCAAAGCCAGCTTGTGCTGCTTAAGCAGAAGCACTCAATTCTCATTGACACTCTGCGCCAATTGGAG ACAGAAAAGGTTGATCTGGAGAATACAGTAGTTGATGAGAGCCAAAGACAGTGGAATGATGAAGAGGCTTCCTCAAGATTAGCGCAAGAAAAATTTAGTG aaggAACCGGAAGTGAATCTGAAGATGACAATGATCGAAATGATGCTGCTGAGGAAGAAACTGACGATGATGACAATGCCTTTTTTGATACTCGTGATATTCTGTCGTCCAGTTCTTTTAAAAGTAATGGGTCTGATTATAGAATGTCATCCTTCTCTTCAGATGATGAAGGGTTCTATGCATTTGAATCAGAGGATGACATAGATCCTTCGATTAGATATGTTGGAACCAATTACCCTCATGTTAAGCGGCGTAAGAAATTGCCAGACCctgtagaaaaagagaaaggagtCAGTCTGTGGTCAATGATTAAGGATAATATAGGGAAGGATCTAACAAAAGTTTGCCTTCCTGTTTATTTTAACGAGCCTCTTTCCTCCCTACAAAAGTGTTTTGAGGAAATGGAGTACTCGTATCTCTTGGACCAAGCATATGAATGGGGAAGAAGG GGTAATAGCCTCATGAGGATTCTCTATGTTGCGGCTTTTGCTGTATCTGGCTATGCTGCAACAGAAGGAAGAGTTTGCAAACCATTTAATCCATTACTTGGGGAAACGTATGAGGCTCACTATCCGGATAAAGGCCTTCGGTTTTTCTCGGAGAAG GTCAGTCATCACCCTATGATTGTAGCATGTCACTGTGAGGGTACGGGTTGGAAATTTTGGGGAGATAGCAACCTAAAGAGCAAATTTTGGGGGCGCTCTATTCAGCTTGACCCTGTTGGTATTTTGACTTTGGAATTTGATGATGGGGAAGTTTTCCAGTGGAGTAAG GTTACTACATCAATATACAATCTCATATTGGGAAAACTATACTGTGATCACTATGGTACAATGCGTATACAGGGAAACCAAGAGTACTCGTGCAAACTGAAATTCAAGGAACAATCTATAATTGATCGAAATCCTCACCAG GTTCATGGTATCATTCAAGATAGGAATGGAAAAACTGTATCAACTTTGTTTGGAAAATGGGATGAAAGCATGTATTACGTTAATGGAGACTACACCGGGAAAGGGAAAGGTCATGAATCTTTGTCAGATGCCCGTTTGCTCTGGAAGCGAAGCAAGGCTCCCAAGATTCCCACTAGATACAACTTCACTCGCTTTGCCATCACACTAAACGAACTGACCCCTGGTTTGAAG GAGAAGTTGCCCCCTACAGATTCAAGGTTAAGGCCAGACCAAAGGTATTTGGAAAATGGGGAGTATGACATGGCAAATTCAGAAAAGTTACGGCTAGAGCAGCGGCAGCGCCAG
- the LOC106762360 gene encoding oxysterol-binding protein-related protein 1C isoform X2: protein MHPFCCVSAISDQASPVKPSFADFPMPPLPAAAAAVRSDSAPRHSHKHSHSGSQREQPVDVKINDLVGNGISGILYKWVNYGKGWRPRWFVLQDGVLSYYKIHGPDKIVVNPETEKGSMVIGEESMRRITRNRNSYPCQHVRKPFGEIHLKVSTIRESKSDDKRFSVFTGTKRLHLRADTHEDRVSWTEALQAVKDMFPRMSNSELMAPLDNVTVSTEKLRLRLMEEGVSEGTIQDSEQIMRTEFAAMQSQLVLLKQKHSILIDTLRQLETEKVDLENTVVDESQRQWNDEEASSRLAQEKFSGTGSESEDDNDRNDAAEEETDDDDNAFFDTRDILSSSSFKSNGSDYRMSSFSSDDEGFYAFESEDDIDPSIRYVGTNYPHVKRRKKLPDPVEKEKGVSLWSMIKDNIGKDLTKVCLPVYFNEPLSSLQKCFEEMEYSYLLDQAYEWGRRGNSLMRILYVAAFAVSGYAATEGRVCKPFNPLLGETYEAHYPDKGLRFFSEKVSHHPMIVACHCEGTGWKFWGDSNLKSKFWGRSIQLDPVGILTLEFDDGEVFQWSKVTTSIYNLILGKLYCDHYGTMRIQGNQEYSCKLKFKEQSIIDRNPHQVHGIIQDRNGKTVSTLFGKWDESMYYVNGDYTGKGKGHESLSDARLLWKRSKAPKIPTRYNFTRFAITLNELTPGLKEKLPPTDSRLRPDQRYLENGEYDMANSEKLRLEQRQRQARKMQESGWKPRWFAKDKASGTYRYVGGYWEARQRGNWDSCPDIFGQIPSSDHISDEVRCHVHP from the exons ATGCATCCTTTCTGCTGCGTGTCCGCCATTTCCGACCAGGCATCGCCAGTGAAACCCTCGTTCGCCGACTTCCCTATGCCGCCTCTccccgccgccgccgccgccgtgAGATCCGATTCGGCTCCGCGGCACAGCCACAAGCACAGCCACAGCGGCAGTCAGCGGGAGCAGCCCGTGGACGTGAAGATCAACGACCTCGTTGGCAACGGAATCTCCGGAATACTGTACAAATGGGTGAATTACGGCAAAGGATGGCGACCTCGATGGTTTGTACTCCAAGACGGTGTTCTCTCCTACTATAAGATTCACGGACCTGATAAGATCGTCGTGAATCCCGAAACCGAGAAAGGCTCCATGGTTATCGGCGAAGAATCCATGCGCAGGATCACTCGCAACCGCAATTCCTATCCCTGCCAGCACGTGCGAAAGCCGTTTGGGGAAATCCATCTCAAG GTTTCGACCATTCGCGAGAGCAAATCGGATGACAAGCGCTTCTCGGTCTTCACCGGAACGAAGAGGCTCCACCTGAGGGCGGATACGCATGAAGATCGCGTGTCGTGGACGGAGGCGTTGCAGGCGGTGAAGGACATGTTCCCGCGGATGTCGAACAGCGAGTTGATGGCTCCGTTGGACAATGTAACTGTTTCGACTGAGAAACTGAGACTTCGGCTAATGGAAGAGGGAGTGAGCGAGGGGACTATTCAGGACAGTGAGCAAATTATGAGGACTGAGTTTGCGGCGATGCAAAGCCAGCTTGTGCTGCTTAAGCAGAAGCACTCAATTCTCATTGACACTCTGCGCCAATTGGAG ACAGAAAAGGTTGATCTGGAGAATACAGTAGTTGATGAGAGCCAAAGACAGTGGAATGATGAAGAGGCTTCCTCAAGATTAGCGCAAGAAAAATTTAGTG gAACCGGAAGTGAATCTGAAGATGACAATGATCGAAATGATGCTGCTGAGGAAGAAACTGACGATGATGACAATGCCTTTTTTGATACTCGTGATATTCTGTCGTCCAGTTCTTTTAAAAGTAATGGGTCTGATTATAGAATGTCATCCTTCTCTTCAGATGATGAAGGGTTCTATGCATTTGAATCAGAGGATGACATAGATCCTTCGATTAGATATGTTGGAACCAATTACCCTCATGTTAAGCGGCGTAAGAAATTGCCAGACCctgtagaaaaagagaaaggagtCAGTCTGTGGTCAATGATTAAGGATAATATAGGGAAGGATCTAACAAAAGTTTGCCTTCCTGTTTATTTTAACGAGCCTCTTTCCTCCCTACAAAAGTGTTTTGAGGAAATGGAGTACTCGTATCTCTTGGACCAAGCATATGAATGGGGAAGAAGG GGTAATAGCCTCATGAGGATTCTCTATGTTGCGGCTTTTGCTGTATCTGGCTATGCTGCAACAGAAGGAAGAGTTTGCAAACCATTTAATCCATTACTTGGGGAAACGTATGAGGCTCACTATCCGGATAAAGGCCTTCGGTTTTTCTCGGAGAAG GTCAGTCATCACCCTATGATTGTAGCATGTCACTGTGAGGGTACGGGTTGGAAATTTTGGGGAGATAGCAACCTAAAGAGCAAATTTTGGGGGCGCTCTATTCAGCTTGACCCTGTTGGTATTTTGACTTTGGAATTTGATGATGGGGAAGTTTTCCAGTGGAGTAAG GTTACTACATCAATATACAATCTCATATTGGGAAAACTATACTGTGATCACTATGGTACAATGCGTATACAGGGAAACCAAGAGTACTCGTGCAAACTGAAATTCAAGGAACAATCTATAATTGATCGAAATCCTCACCAG GTTCATGGTATCATTCAAGATAGGAATGGAAAAACTGTATCAACTTTGTTTGGAAAATGGGATGAAAGCATGTATTACGTTAATGGAGACTACACCGGGAAAGGGAAAGGTCATGAATCTTTGTCAGATGCCCGTTTGCTCTGGAAGCGAAGCAAGGCTCCCAAGATTCCCACTAGATACAACTTCACTCGCTTTGCCATCACACTAAACGAACTGACCCCTGGTTTGAAG GAGAAGTTGCCCCCTACAGATTCAAGGTTAAGGCCAGACCAAAGGTATTTGGAAAATGGGGAGTATGACATGGCAAATTCAGAAAAGTTACGGCTAGAGCAGCGGCAGCGCCAG